Proteins encoded by one window of Maliibacterium massiliense:
- a CDS encoding carbohydrate kinase family protein, with translation MDVICLGLACYDILLRAVDHDIMTKDLGLLQEKKTATGGDALNASINLASLGFDTSLIVGVGEDRFGDEIVAHVQKMGVHTEHVARLKDVNTSISVVLIEQDGERHFAYYSGCNAALGPEHVPEGVLSQARHLHFASANVMTKLDGAGIASLFKRAKKLGLSTSMDVTQNTDGTPWLDKIALALPYCDIFIPSHYEAEQICGGIKDFQRMKAFFQSYGLKVFGIKMGADGLLVTDYEKDVHMPTLFTGTPVDTTGAGDACVAGFIAGYLRGYSLADCAALGAAQAAMIIGQVGATAGVRPLQEVLDYAASKGYNLPR, from the coding sequence ATGGACGTCATTTGTTTGGGGCTTGCGTGCTACGATATCCTGCTGCGCGCGGTGGACCACGATATCATGACAAAGGATTTGGGCCTGCTGCAGGAAAAAAAGACCGCCACGGGGGGCGACGCGCTCAACGCGTCGATCAACCTGGCCAGCTTGGGCTTTGACACCAGCCTGATCGTGGGCGTGGGCGAGGATCGCTTCGGCGACGAGATCGTGGCGCACGTGCAGAAGATGGGCGTGCACACCGAGCATGTGGCCCGCCTCAAGGATGTCAACACCAGCATTTCCGTGGTGCTCATCGAGCAGGACGGGGAGCGGCACTTTGCCTACTATTCGGGCTGCAACGCGGCGCTTGGGCCTGAGCACGTGCCCGAGGGCGTGCTCTCGCAGGCGCGGCATCTACACTTTGCCAGCGCCAACGTCATGACCAAGCTGGACGGCGCGGGCATCGCATCGCTTTTCAAACGCGCCAAAAAGCTGGGCCTTTCCACCTCCATGGACGTCACCCAGAACACGGACGGCACGCCCTGGCTTGACAAGATCGCCCTGGCGCTGCCCTACTGTGATATCTTTATCCCCAGCCATTACGAGGCGGAGCAGATCTGCGGCGGGATCAAGGATTTCCAGCGGATGAAGGCGTTTTTCCAGTCCTACGGCCTGAAGGTGTTCGGCATCAAGATGGGCGCGGACGGCCTGCTTGTGACCGACTATGAAAAGGACGTGCACATGCCCACCCTGTTTACCGGCACGCCGGTGGACACAACCGGCGCAGGGGATGCGTGCGTGGCGGGCTTTATCGCGGGGTATTTGCGCGGCTACAGCCTGGCCGACTGCGCGGCGCTGGGCGCGGCACAGGCGGCGATGATCATCGGCCAGGTGGGCGCCACCGCGGGCGTGCGCCCCTTACAGGAAGTACTTGATTATGCCGCCTCAAAAGGGTACAATTTACCGAGATAA
- a CDS encoding FAD:protein FMN transferase: MRKRMFAALTALALLAASALGMAGCATEKQPLQETVFLFDTVCTITLYDTNDASILQDVIALCERYDALWSLNDEASDIYRINHAQGQSVEVAPETAQVLREAQRYAQASNGLFDVTIAPLSTLWAFRSDDPHVPDASAIDQALGLVNYNLLQIAGNTVTLPAGAGVDIGGIAKGAIADAAAELLRTRGVQSAIINLGGNVMTLGSRPDGAAWRVGIQQPFGAQNSIAGRVEVRDASVVTAGVYERAFEQDGKLYHHILDPATGYPSDKGVLSVSILSQTSMQGDALSTTCFLMGREAGLAYVESLPGVECLYLMADGTYSASSGLAFIDPSADFVPAVSANAKR, encoded by the coding sequence ATGCGAAAAAGAATGTTTGCGGCGCTTACGGCGCTTGCGCTGCTGGCGGCGAGTGCGCTGGGCATGGCGGGCTGCGCCACAGAGAAGCAACCGCTGCAGGAGACGGTGTTTTTGTTTGACACGGTATGCACCATCACGCTCTACGATACAAACGACGCATCCATCCTGCAGGATGTGATCGCGCTGTGCGAGCGATACGACGCGCTCTGGAGCCTGAATGACGAGGCGAGTGACATCTACCGCATCAACCACGCCCAGGGACAGAGCGTGGAGGTGGCGCCTGAGACGGCGCAAGTACTGCGGGAGGCGCAGCGCTATGCGCAGGCATCCAACGGGCTGTTTGACGTGACCATCGCGCCGCTCAGCACGCTGTGGGCGTTCCGCTCGGATGATCCGCATGTGCCCGATGCGTCGGCCATTGACCAGGCGTTGGGGCTTGTCAACTACAACCTGCTCCAGATCGCGGGCAATACGGTGACGCTGCCCGCGGGCGCGGGGGTGGACATTGGCGGCATTGCAAAGGGCGCCATCGCGGATGCGGCGGCGGAACTGCTGCGAACGCGGGGCGTGCAGTCTGCCATCATCAACCTGGGCGGCAATGTGATGACGCTGGGCAGCCGGCCCGACGGCGCGGCCTGGCGGGTGGGCATCCAGCAGCCCTTCGGTGCGCAGAACAGCATTGCGGGGCGGGTGGAGGTACGCGATGCCTCTGTGGTGACCGCAGGTGTGTACGAGCGCGCCTTTGAACAGGACGGCAAGCTGTACCACCACATTTTGGACCCTGCAACGGGGTATCCGTCCGACAAGGGCGTGCTGTCGGTGAGCATTCTTTCCCAGACGTCCATGCAGGGGGACGCGCTTTCCACGACCTGCTTTTTGATGGGCAGGGAGGCGGGGCTCGCCTACGTTGAATCGCTGCCGGGCGTGGAGTGCCTCTATCTGATGGCGGACGGCACGTACAGCGCCAGCAGCGGCCTTGCGTTTATTGACCCGAGCGCGGATTTTGTGCCTGCCGTATCGGCCAACGCGAAACGATGA
- a CDS encoding (2Fe-2S)-binding protein translates to MAYENKMICNCKQVSLADIERVLHSVGTMQDVEAAFLDVQKQTGCSTGCGKCHDRIFDIISELMYGPIA, encoded by the coding sequence GTGGCGTATGAAAATAAAATGATCTGCAACTGCAAGCAGGTGTCCCTTGCGGACATCGAGCGCGTGCTGCACAGCGTGGGCACCATGCAGGATGTGGAGGCGGCGTTTCTGGATGTGCAGAAGCAGACGGGCTGCTCGACCGGCTGCGGCAAGTGTCACGATCGGATTTTCGATATCATTTCGGAACTGATGTACGGACCCATTGCGTAA
- a CDS encoding carbohydrate kinase family protein, whose translation MRFLTVGTALTDIVVKPISPKVFEGTIQLENVQFLAGGDAMNASRDLAILGEESRIVTCLGRDASGERNLQFLQEAGVDTRYVLFAPEGVGSTTSLVLIDAAGDRYFGYCPGSNDHMRESDVTDEAIAWADHVHIASVMRLTGMDGAGTYNLFKRAHAMGKTTSMDATKDLDGIWMGKVEQVLHECDIFIPSDYEVNKICGLTDPVAMKEFFRPYGLKVFGVKLGAKGVYLTNYKEDVWMPTFFKGTPVDTTGAGDAFCATFIAAYKRGLSLASCGAVATAASYGVISQIGTIAGMRSFDALCEVAEQNGYPVK comes from the coding sequence GTGCGCTTTTTAACCGTAGGCACCGCTCTGACCGATATCGTCGTCAAGCCCATCAGCCCCAAAGTTTTTGAGGGTACCATCCAGCTGGAGAACGTGCAGTTTCTCGCCGGCGGCGATGCGATGAACGCCTCGCGCGACCTGGCCATTTTGGGCGAGGAATCGCGCATCGTCACCTGCCTGGGCAGGGACGCCTCGGGCGAGCGCAATTTGCAGTTTCTGCAGGAGGCGGGCGTGGATACCCGCTACGTGCTCTTCGCCCCCGAGGGCGTGGGATCCACCACCAGCCTGGTGTTGATTGACGCGGCAGGGGACCGCTACTTTGGTTACTGCCCCGGCTCCAACGACCACATGCGCGAAAGCGATGTCACAGACGAGGCGATCGCCTGGGCGGATCACGTGCACATCGCAAGCGTCATGCGCTTGACGGGTATGGACGGCGCGGGCACTTACAACCTGTTTAAGCGCGCGCATGCCATGGGCAAGACCACCAGCATGGACGCCACCAAGGATCTGGACGGCATCTGGATGGGCAAGGTCGAGCAGGTGCTGCACGAGTGCGATATTTTTATCCCCAGCGATTACGAGGTCAACAAAATCTGCGGGTTAACGGACCCCGTGGCGATGAAGGAATTCTTCCGGCCCTACGGGCTGAAGGTGTTCGGCGTCAAGCTTGGCGCCAAGGGCGTGTACCTGACAAACTACAAAGAGGATGTGTGGATGCCCACCTTCTTCAAAGGCACGCCGGTGGACACTACCGGCGCGGGCGACGCGTTCTGCGCCACGTTTATCGCGGCCTACAAGCGCGGCCTGTCGCTTGCATCCTGCGGCGCGGTGGCCACGGCGGCCTCCTACGGCGTGATCAGCCAGATCGGCACCATCGCGGGCATGCGCTCCTTTGACGCGCTGTGCGAGGTGGCCGAGCAGAACGGCTATCCGGTTAAATAG
- a CDS encoding FMN-binding protein produces MKKAFRSILLVALCAVLALMLAACGSKTLKDGTYYAENARYDDSGWKANLTIEVRDGKIISADWNAVNQKGGDDKKTQSKQGAYSMVQYGGAQWEWHEQAARMEEELLRVQNPGDIKVASDGKTDTVSGVTIAVDEFVDLARNVYRQAGK; encoded by the coding sequence ATGAAAAAGGCATTTCGTTCCATCCTGTTGGTGGCGCTGTGCGCCGTGCTGGCGCTGATGCTGGCGGCCTGCGGCAGCAAAACCCTTAAAGATGGCACCTATTACGCAGAGAACGCGCGCTACGACGATTCCGGCTGGAAGGCGAATTTAACCATTGAGGTCAGGGACGGCAAGATCATATCTGCGGACTGGAACGCGGTCAATCAAAAGGGCGGCGATGACAAAAAGACCCAGTCCAAGCAGGGTGCCTACAGCATGGTGCAGTACGGTGGCGCGCAGTGGGAATGGCATGAACAGGCCGCGCGCATGGAGGAGGAGCTGCTGCGCGTGCAGAATCCCGGCGATATCAAGGTTGCAAGCGACGGCAAAACCGATACCGTCAGCGGTGTGACCATCGCGGTTGACGAATTTGTGGACCTGGCCAGAAACGTGTACCGGCAGGCGGGCAAATAA
- a CDS encoding carbohydrate kinase family protein, which produces MEKRYDVLCVGHGSCDVLLRPVDPDVMEKDAIALESVVTASGGDALNGSVNMARLGLKVGIMCCIGYDSFGDQVMLELTRAGVDTACVQRSQAWQTNSPFLLVEPSGERHILSFNGGANQNLCPEMLDDATLAEARHLHVVSVNMLPKLDGAPLADLLRRAHALGVTTSMDVTHDRTGRWLENIREALPHCDIFLPSHYEAAQYCGGETDPQKLKAVFQDLGVKIFGLKMGAEGAFVTDFTQDIMMPSFCAGAPVDTTGGGDAFCAGFVTGFVKGYGLEACAALGAAQAASVIACVGANRGAGTFAMAKELAASRGYTIGV; this is translated from the coding sequence ATGGAAAAACGCTATGACGTACTGTGCGTCGGCCACGGCTCCTGCGACGTGCTGCTGCGCCCGGTGGACCCCGATGTGATGGAAAAGGACGCCATCGCGCTGGAGAGCGTGGTCACCGCAAGCGGCGGCGACGCGCTCAACGGCTCGGTGAACATGGCGCGCCTGGGTCTTAAGGTGGGCATCATGTGTTGCATCGGCTACGATTCCTTTGGCGACCAGGTGATGCTCGAGCTGACGCGCGCCGGCGTGGACACCGCGTGCGTGCAGCGCAGCCAGGCGTGGCAGACCAATTCGCCGTTTTTGCTGGTGGAGCCCTCGGGCGAGCGGCACATCCTCAGCTTTAACGGCGGGGCCAACCAGAACCTGTGCCCCGAGATGCTGGACGACGCGACGCTTGCAGAGGCCAGGCACTTGCATGTGGTGAGCGTCAACATGCTGCCCAAACTGGACGGCGCGCCGCTGGCGGACCTGCTGCGGCGGGCGCACGCGCTGGGCGTGACCACCTCCATGGACGTCACGCACGACCGGACGGGGCGCTGGCTGGAGAATATCAGAGAGGCGCTGCCCCACTGCGATATCTTTTTGCCCAGCCACTATGAGGCGGCGCAGTACTGCGGGGGCGAGACCGACCCGCAGAAGCTGAAAGCGGTTTTTCAGGACTTGGGCGTGAAAATCTTCGGGTTGAAGATGGGCGCCGAGGGCGCGTTTGTTACCGACTTTACCCAGGATATCATGATGCCCAGCTTCTGCGCGGGCGCGCCGGTGGATACCACTGGCGGCGGGGACGCATTCTGCGCGGGCTTTGTCACGGGCTTTGTCAAGGGCTATGGCCTGGAAGCCTGCGCGGCGCTGGGCGCGGCGCAGGCGGCGAGCGTCATCGCGTGCGTGGGCGCCAACCGCGGCGCGGGCACGTTCGCCATGGCCAAGGAACTGGCCGCATCGCGCGGCTACACCATCGGTGTGTAA
- a CDS encoding alpha/beta hydrolase → MAYFTYNGKKCFYSEQGAGTPLLLLHGNTASSNMFYHAAPRYADAYKVVLMDFLGHGQSARLDAFPTDLWYDEAQQVISFLTQKGYARAHLIGSSGGALVAMNVALERPDLVGKVIADSFEGAAALEAFTQNIIRDRDASKRDADARFFYEAMHGPDWEQVVDNDTQAIYRHSRTNGRFFHKPLASLACDILLTGSRQDPFIAQLEPDYFSRVYGDMLAQIGHGRMHLFAQGDHPALLSNMDAFVSLSRSFLSET, encoded by the coding sequence ATGGCATATTTTACATACAACGGCAAGAAGTGTTTCTACAGCGAGCAGGGCGCGGGCACGCCGCTGCTGCTTCTGCACGGCAACACCGCTTCCTCCAACATGTTCTACCACGCCGCGCCGCGCTACGCGGACGCCTACAAGGTGGTGCTGATGGATTTTCTCGGCCATGGCCAGTCAGCGCGTCTCGACGCGTTCCCCACGGACCTGTGGTACGACGAGGCGCAGCAGGTCATCTCCTTTTTGACACAGAAGGGGTATGCGCGCGCCCATCTCATCGGCAGCAGCGGGGGCGCGCTTGTGGCCATGAACGTGGCGCTGGAGCGGCCCGATCTGGTTGGCAAGGTGATTGCCGACAGCTTTGAGGGCGCAGCCGCGCTCGAGGCATTCACCCAGAATATCATACGCGACCGGGACGCCTCCAAGCGCGATGCGGACGCGCGCTTCTTTTACGAGGCGATGCACGGGCCGGATTGGGAGCAGGTGGTGGACAATGACACACAAGCCATCTACCGGCACAGCCGGACGAACGGCCGGTTTTTCCACAAACCGCTGGCGTCGCTCGCGTGCGACATTCTGCTGACGGGCAGCCGGCAGGACCCCTTCATCGCGCAGCTGGAGCCAGATTATTTCTCGCGCGTCTACGGCGACATGCTGGCTCAGATCGGCCACGGGCGCATGCATCTGTTTGCGCAGGGCGATCATCCCGCCCTGTTGAGCAACATGGACGCCTTTGTCTCGCTGAGCCGTTCCTTTCTCAGCGAGACATAA
- a CDS encoding carbohydrate kinase family protein codes for MAKRLDVLCVGAILLDILMRTVPTDHMTGDCCYVQDMAQMGGGDANNGAIDMARMGLKTGIIVNMGKDSAAGFLLARLREAGVDTRWVMQSDAYPTSVDVLCIDEHGERHGINFSRQMDLMRAACIPDAALAAARCMHVTNTNELHNMLGEDLAALFARARAHGCITSMDVNTDMAHLTMENLGAALHACDIFIPSHYEVEHLTGLSDPLALREYFRPFGMRVFGVKLGARGVYVTDFQEDVFCPSLYHKPDPPVDTTGAGDAFFSGFLAGYLAGMPLADCAVAGSACAALCIEQMGATAWARPFADVLAFAAQSGRPLRCGK; via the coding sequence ATGGCAAAACGATTGGACGTACTGTGCGTGGGCGCAATCCTGTTGGATATTCTGATGCGCACCGTGCCCACAGACCACATGACGGGCGACTGCTGCTACGTGCAGGACATGGCGCAGATGGGGGGCGGGGACGCCAACAATGGCGCCATCGACATGGCGCGCATGGGGCTGAAAACCGGCATCATCGTCAACATGGGCAAAGACAGCGCGGCGGGTTTTCTGCTGGCGCGCCTGCGGGAGGCGGGCGTGGACACCCGCTGGGTGATGCAGTCGGACGCCTACCCCACCAGTGTGGACGTGCTGTGTATCGACGAGCACGGGGAGCGGCACGGCATCAATTTTTCCCGCCAAATGGATCTGATGCGCGCGGCGTGCATTCCCGATGCCGCGCTTGCGGCGGCGCGGTGCATGCACGTGACCAACACCAACGAGCTGCACAACATGCTGGGGGAGGACCTGGCGGCGCTCTTTGCGCGCGCGCGTGCGCACGGCTGCATCACCTCCATGGATGTCAACACCGATATGGCGCACCTGACGATGGAGAACCTGGGCGCGGCCCTGCACGCATGCGACATCTTTATCCCCAGCCATTATGAGGTGGAGCACCTGACGGGGCTTTCCGACCCGCTGGCGCTCAGGGAATACTTCCGCCCGTTCGGCATGCGGGTGTTCGGCGTCAAGCTGGGGGCGCGGGGCGTGTATGTGACGGACTTTCAAGAGGACGTCTTCTGTCCCTCGCTCTATCACAAACCCGATCCGCCGGTGGATACCACTGGCGCGGGGGACGCGTTCTTTTCGGGCTTTCTGGCGGGATACCTTGCGGGCATGCCGCTTGCAGACTGCGCGGTGGCGGGCTCCGCCTGCGCCGCGCTGTGCATTGAACAGATGGGCGCCACGGCGTGGGCGCGCCCCTTTGCGGACGTATTGGCATTTGCAGCGCAAAGCGGTCGCCCCCTGCGCTGTGGCAAATAG